One Lycium barbarum isolate Lr01 chromosome 5, ASM1917538v2, whole genome shotgun sequence genomic window carries:
- the LOC132640579 gene encoding glucose-6-phosphate/phosphate translocator 2, chloroplastic-like, giving the protein MAFSAGQSYAVSTNFDPLQQNFLGSKPHISSFSINLKQCEKPNILSKKPLYISAVLSGFGHADESKESKSRDPLVQCNAYEASRPQSVPINIEFGQEAQAASRQKLKIGLYFATWWALNVVFNIYNKKVLNAFPFPWLTSTLSLAAGSLIMLVSWATKIAETPKTDFDFWKALFPVAVAHTIGHVAATVSMSKVAVSFTHIIKSGEPAFSVLVSRLLGETFPLPIYLSLVPIIGGCALAAITELNFNLTGFMGAMISNLAFVFRNIFSKKGMKGKSVGGMNYYACLSMMSLLILIPFAIAVEGPQVWALGWQKAVSQIGPKFIWWVVAQSVFYHLYNQVSYMSLNEISPLTFSIGNTMKRISVIVSSIIIFQIPIQPVNALGAAIAIVGTFLYSQAKQSPEFAEGR; this is encoded by the exons ATGGCTTTCTCTGCTGGACAATCTTATGCAGTTTCAACAAATTTTGATCCCTTGCAACAAAATTTCTTGGGTTCTAAGCCTCACATTTCATCATTTTCCATCAACTTGAAACAATGTGAAAAGCCTAATATTTTGTCCAAAAAACCTCTCTATATTTCAGCAGTATTAAGTGGATTTGGACATGCTGATGAATCAAAAGAGTCCAAATCTAGGGACCCTTTAGTCCAATGCAATGCATATGAAGCTAGTCGACCGCAATCGGTACCAATCAACATTGAGTTTGGCCAAGAAGCTCAGGCTGCTTCTCGTCAGAAGCTTAAGATTGGGCTATATTTTGCAACGTGGTGGGCATTGAATGTTGTTttcaatatatacaacaagaagGTGTTGAATGCCTTTCCATTTCCATGGCTTACTTCTACTCTTTCTTTGGCTGCTGGCTCTCTCATCATGTTGGTTTCTTGGGCTACCAAGATTGCTGAAACCCCAAAGACTGACTTTGATTTCTGGAAAGCCTTGTTTCCT GTAGCTGTGGCACACACAATTGGGCATGTGGCTGCAACAGTGAGCATGTCAAAAGTTGCAGTTTCATTCACACACATTATTAAGAGTGGAGAGCCTGCTTTTAGTGTTTTGGTTTCAAGATTGTTAGGTGAAACTTTCCCTTTGCCAATTTACCTTTCACTTGTGCCAATTATTGGTGGTTGCGCACTTGCTGCTATTACTGAACTCAACTTCAATCTAACAG GTTTTATGGGGGCAATGATATCAAACTTGGCATTTGTATTCAGAAACATATTCTCAAAAAAGGGCATGAAAGGGAAGTCAGTTGGAGGGATGAATTACTACGCTTGTCTTTCAATGATGTCTCTTTTAATTCTGATTCCCTTTGCTATTGCTGTGGAGGGTCCACAAGTATGGGCACTTGGATGGCAGAAAGCTGTCTCCCAAATTGGCCCAAAATTTATATG GTGGGTGGTGGCCCAAAGTGTGTTCTATCACTTGTACAACCAAGTCTCCTACATGTCCCTAAATGAGATCTCCCCATTGACATTTAGCATTGGTAACACTATGAAGAGAATTTCTGTCATAGTCTCATCTATCATCATCTTCCAAATTCCAATTCAACCAGTCAACGCCCTTGGTGCTGCCATTGCAATCGTGGGAACTTTCCTATACTCACAG GCTAAGCAGTCACCGGAATTTGCTGAGGGTAGATGA